A window of the Gossypium hirsutum isolate 1008001.06 chromosome A03, Gossypium_hirsutum_v2.1, whole genome shotgun sequence genome harbors these coding sequences:
- the LOC107927839 gene encoding sodium channel modifier 1 translates to MSVYGGDSWGREAQYRKRRIDEVVLEGIEIDDGHGSSYKKLASGKYACLVCPQNPIFDTPLMLSMHCKGSRHLAAKSKAKEKELTRRNKINKRLALEGSSTTSSINSSTTKQNAHLPSKSKPLIQMAQKAASEILGNKRLEVDSRNENHNTVVPRQNDVKNATLGFSRDHNCSNETSHKLIQNHLNFRECRERELKFTSAGWKRDCHGKWYKDENVEFDSDEEDPNSSF, encoded by the exons ATGAGTGTGTATGGAGGGGATAGTTGGGGAAGAGAAGCACAATACCGAAAGAGAAGAATCGATGAAGTTGTTCTAGAAGGGATCGAAATTGATGATGGGCATGGCTCTTCTTACAAGAAGCTCGCTTCTGGCAAATACGCTTGTCTTGTCTGCCCTCAAAATCCCATCTTTGATACTCCTCTCATGCTTTCG ATGCATTGCAAAGGATCACGTCATTTGGCTGCAAAGTCGAAGGCGAAAGAAAAGGAACTTACGAGACgaaacaaaataaacaagagACTAGCTTTGGAAGGCTCTTCAACTACTTCCTCTATTAACTCGAGTACCACCAAGCAAAATGCTCATTTACCTAGCAAAAGCAAACCATTGATCCAAATGGCACAAAAGGCTGCTTCTGAGATACTCGGTAATAAAAGACTCGAGGTTGACTCGAGAAACGAAAACCACAACACAGTGGTACCAAGACAGAATGATGTTAAAAATGCAACACTGGGTTTCTCTCGGGATCACAATTGTTCGAATGAAACATCCCACAAGCTAATACAGAACCATCTGAATTTCCGGGAATGTAGAGAGAGAGAACTTAAGTTTACATCTGCAGGTTGGAAACGTGATTGTCATGGTAAATGGTACAAAGATGAAAAT GTTGAATTTGACTCGGATGAAGAAGATCCAAACTCATCATTTTGA
- the LOC121222237 gene encoding uncharacterized protein — translation MSSTPLEQQSPPPPYGGVTQQAYTVHKGQGSVGPVIAVLTVITILGIIAAMIGRLCSGRRRIMGHAPSYDCESWVERKCSSCLDGRPDISPPREAPVVTVPIEDTHQEIKEEKSEERYSN, via the coding sequence ATGTCTTCTACACCATTAGAGCAGcaatcaccaccaccaccatatGGAGGAGTGACCCAACAAGCCTACACGGTTCATAAGGGTCAAGGGTCGGTTGGACCTGTCATAGCCGTTCTTACAGTGATCACAATCCTCGGTATCATTGCTGCAATGATCGGGAGACTGTGTTCAGGCCGCCGTCGTATCATGGGCCATGCTCCATCGTATGATTGTGAAAGTTGGGTCGAGAGGAAGTGCTCTTCTTGCCTTGACGGTCGACCCGACATTTCTCCGCCGCGGGAGGCGCCGGTTGTGACGGTTCCTATAGAGGATACTCATCAAGAAATCAAggaagaaaagagtgaagaaaggTACTCGAATTAA
- the LOC107927993 gene encoding CDPK-related protein kinase isoform X2, whose protein sequence is MGGCTSKPSKPKGNHHNDYPTLPQPPKSPPPPSLLPPTTPFLPTYTPSPAHPTKPKTPSTPLRFLKKSFPPPSPAKHIRAVLRRRKPNKKAEKEAAAGIAETDEDEDGVELDKRFGFSKELRTKLEIGEEVGRGHFGYTCSAKFKKGEFKGQQVAVKVIPKSKMTTAIAVEDVRREVKILRALTGHSNLVKFYDAFEDHDNVYIVMELCEGGELLDRILARGGKYSEDDAKAVMVQILNVVAFCHLQGVVHRDLKPENFLYISKEENSLLKAIDFGLSDFVRPDERLNDIVGSAYYVAPEVLHRSYGTEGDVWSIGVISYILLCGSRPFWARTESGIFRAVLKADPNFNEPPWPSLSPEAKDFVKRLLIKDPRKRMTAAQALCHPWIQSCNDAKVPLDILIFRLIKAYMRSSPLRKAALKALSKTLTPDELFYLREQFALLGPKNGSITLENIKTALMKNATDAMKESHMLDFLLSLNALQYRRMDFEEFCAAALSVHQLEAFDHWEQHARCAYDLFEKDGNRAIVIEELASELGLGPSIPVHAVLNDWIRHTDGKLSFLGFVKLLRGPSSRAVAKAQ, encoded by the exons ATGGGAGGCTGTACTTCCAAGCCTTCAAAACCCAAAGGCAATCACCACAATGACTATCCTACCCTTCCTCAACCACCCAAATCTCCACCACCGCCGTCGCTCCTTCCTCCGACTACCCCTTTTCTTCCCACTTACACTCCCAGTCCAGCTCACCCAACCAAACCCAAAACTCCTTCGACTCCTTTAAGGTTTCTTAAGAAATCCTTTCCTCCTCCTTCTCCGGCAAAACACATCCGGGCGGTTTTGAGACGGAGGAAGCCTAACAAGAAGGCGGAGAAAGAGGCGGCGGCGGGGATTGCGGAGACGGACGAGGATGAAGATGGGGTTGAACTAGATAAAAGATTCGGGTTTTCGAaagaattaaggactaaattagaaattggTGAAGAAGTTGGGAGAGGGCATTTTGGGTATACTTGTTCTGCTAAGTTCAAGAAAGGTGAATTCAAAGGACAACAGGTTGCTGTTAAAGTGATTCCCAAATCCAAG ATGACGACAGCTATTGCGGTCGAGGATGTTAGAAGGGAGGTGAAGATATTGCGAGCCTTGACAGGACATAGCAATCTAGTTAAATTCTATGATGCTTTCGAAGATCATGATAATGTCTATATAGTAATGGA GTTGTGTGAAGGGGGTGAGCTTTTGGATAGAATACTCGCAAG GGGTGGAAAATACTCAGAAGACGATGCAAAGGCGGTAATGGTACAGATACTAAATGTTGTTGCTTTTTGTCATCTTCAAGGTGTGGTGCATCGAGATCTTAAACCCGAG AACTTTTTGTACATTTCGAAGGAGGAGAACTCTTTGCTGAAAGCCATAGACTTCGGTTTATCGGATTTTGTAAGACCAG ATGAAAGGCTTAATGACATTGTGGGAAGTGCATACTATGTGGCACCTGAAGTTCTACATAGATCCTATGGTACGGAAGGTGATGTTTGGAGTATAGGAGTGATCTCTTATATTCTTTTATGTGGGAGTCGACCATTTTGGGCAAGGACCGAGTCTGGAATTTTCCGAGCAGTCCTAAAAGCCGATCCAAATTTTAATGAACCACCTTGGCCTTCCTTGTCTCCCGAAGCTAAGGACTTTGTGAAGCGACTCTTGATCAAGGATCCTAGGAAACGAATGACAGCAGCTCAGGCATTGT GTCATCCTTGGATCCAGAGTTGTAATGATGCCAAGGTTCCACTCGATATTCTAATATTTAGGCTTATAAAGGCGTATATGCGATCATCACCTCTACGGAAAGCTGCTTTAAAG GCATTGTCGAAGACGTTGACTCCGGATGAACTCTTTTACCTTCGAGAGCAATTTGCGTTATTAGGTCCGAAAAATGGTAGCATAACCTTGGAGAATATTAAGACG GCCCTAATGAAAAATGCAACCGATGCAATGAAGGAATCTCACATGCTGGATTTTCTCTTATCG CTAAATGCACTTCAATACAGACGAATGGATTTCGAAGAATTTTGTGCAGCCGCATTAAGCGTCCATCAGCTCGAAGCGTTTGATCACTGGGAACAACACGCTCGTTGTGCATATGATCTTTTCGAGAAAGATGGAAACCGGGCTATCGTCATCGAGGAACTTGCATCT GAACTTGGTCTCGGACCCTCTATCCCGGTTCATGCCGTTCTTAACGACTGGATAAGGCATACCGATGGGAAATTAAGTTTCCTTGGGTTTGTGAAATTGTTGCGCGGTCCATCCAGCCGTGCCGTTGCAAAGGCACAATAA
- the LOC107928012 gene encoding peptidyl-prolyl cis-trans isomerase CYP40 isoform X2 yields the protein MMKRQRCYLDISIGEELEGRIIVELFNDVVPKTAENFRALCTGEKGIGPNTGVPLHYKGVRFHRVIKGFMVQGGDISAGDGTGGESIYGLKFEDENFELKHERKGMLSMANSGPNTNGSQFFIMTTRTSHLDGKHVVFGKVVKGMGVVRSIEHVTTGEADCPTVDVTIADCGEIPGGADDGISNFFNDGDIYADWPADLDESPNELSWWMTAVESIKAFGNEHYKKQDYKMALRKYRKALRYLDICWEKAGIDEEKISSLRKMKSQIFTNSSNLLCVMEITT from the exons ATGATGAAGAGGCAACGGTGTTATTTGGATATAAGTATAGGAGAAGAGCTTGAAGGAAGAATAATAGTTGAACTGTTCAATGATGTAGTACCCAAAACTGCAGAGAATTTCAGGGCTCTATGTACTGGTGAAAAAGGCATTGGTCCTAACACTGGTGTGCCTCTTCACTATAAG GGAGTTCGTTTTCATCGAGTTATCAAAGGATTTATGGTTCAAGGTGGGGATATATCTGCTGGAGATGGTACTGGAGGAGAATCAATTTACGGTTTGAAATTCGaagatgaaaattttgaattgaaacatGAAAGGAAAGGAATGTTATCTATGGCAAATTCTGGTCCTAATACCAATGGATCTCAGTTCTTCATCATGACAACTCGCACTTCTCATTTAGATGGGAAACATGTTGTGTTTGGTAAGGTAGTCAAAGGAATGGGAGTTGTTCGATCAATTGAACACGTAACAACCGGTGAAGCTGATTGTCCCACTGTCGATGTTACAATTGCTGATTGTGGAGAAATCCCTGGGGGGGCAGATGATGGGATATCAAATTTTTTCAATGACGGCGATATTTATGCTGATTGGCCTGCTGACCTTGATGAGAGCCCCAACGAGCTCTCTTGGTGGATGACTGCTGTAGAGTCTATTAAGGCTTTTGGAAATGAACATTATAAG AAGCAAGACTATAAGATGGCTCTTAGAAAGTACAGGAAGGCTCTACGATATCTAGATATCTGCTGGGAGAAAGCTGGCATCGACGAAG AGAAGATTTCGAGTTTGAGAAAAATGAAATCCCAGATATTCACAAATAGCTCT AATTTGCTATGCGTGATGGAGATAACAACGTGA
- the LOC107928012 gene encoding peptidyl-prolyl cis-trans isomerase CYP40 isoform X1: MMKRQRCYLDISIGEELEGRIIVELFNDVVPKTAENFRALCTGEKGIGPNTGVPLHYKGVRFHRVIKGFMVQGGDISAGDGTGGESIYGLKFEDENFELKHERKGMLSMANSGPNTNGSQFFIMTTRTSHLDGKHVVFGKVVKGMGVVRSIEHVTTGEADCPTVDVTIADCGEIPGGADDGISNFFNDGDIYADWPADLDESPNELSWWMTAVESIKAFGNEHYKKQDYKMALRKYRKALRYLDICWEKAGIDEEKISSLRKMKSQIFTNSSACKLKLGDLKGALLDTEFAMRDGDNNVKALFRQGQAHMALNDVDAAVESFKKALQLEPNDGGIKKELAVAMKKINDRRNEERRRYRKMFQPNSIGADNQ; the protein is encoded by the exons ATGATGAAGAGGCAACGGTGTTATTTGGATATAAGTATAGGAGAAGAGCTTGAAGGAAGAATAATAGTTGAACTGTTCAATGATGTAGTACCCAAAACTGCAGAGAATTTCAGGGCTCTATGTACTGGTGAAAAAGGCATTGGTCCTAACACTGGTGTGCCTCTTCACTATAAG GGAGTTCGTTTTCATCGAGTTATCAAAGGATTTATGGTTCAAGGTGGGGATATATCTGCTGGAGATGGTACTGGAGGAGAATCAATTTACGGTTTGAAATTCGaagatgaaaattttgaattgaaacatGAAAGGAAAGGAATGTTATCTATGGCAAATTCTGGTCCTAATACCAATGGATCTCAGTTCTTCATCATGACAACTCGCACTTCTCATTTAGATGGGAAACATGTTGTGTTTGGTAAGGTAGTCAAAGGAATGGGAGTTGTTCGATCAATTGAACACGTAACAACCGGTGAAGCTGATTGTCCCACTGTCGATGTTACAATTGCTGATTGTGGAGAAATCCCTGGGGGGGCAGATGATGGGATATCAAATTTTTTCAATGACGGCGATATTTATGCTGATTGGCCTGCTGACCTTGATGAGAGCCCCAACGAGCTCTCTTGGTGGATGACTGCTGTAGAGTCTATTAAGGCTTTTGGAAATGAACATTATAAG AAGCAAGACTATAAGATGGCTCTTAGAAAGTACAGGAAGGCTCTACGATATCTAGATATCTGCTGGGAGAAAGCTGGCATCGACGAAG AGAAGATTTCGAGTTTGAGAAAAATGAAATCCCAGATATTCACAAATAGCTCT GCCTGTAAACTAAAACTAGGGGATCTGAAAGGAGCACTATTGGACACAGAATTTGCTATGCGTGATGGAGATAACAACGTGAAAGCCCTGTTTCGGCAAGGTCAG GCACACATGGCACTTAATGATGTTGATGCTGCTGTTGAAAGCTTCAAGAAAGCTTTGCAATTGGAGCCAAATGATG GTGGAATAAAGAAAGAGCTTGCTGTTGCTATGAAAAAG ATCAATGATCGACGCAACGAGGAGAGAAGGAGGTACCGTAAGATGTTCCAACCAAACTCAATCG GTGCAGATAACCAATAA
- the LOC107927993 gene encoding CDPK-related protein kinase isoform X1, protein MGGCTSKPSKPKGNHHNDYPTLPQPPKSPPPPSLLPPTTPFLPTYTPSPAHPTKPKTPSTPLRFLKKSFPPPSPAKHIRAVLRRRKPNKKAEKEAAAGIAETDEDEDGVELDKRFGFSKELRTKLEIGEEVGRGHFGYTCSAKFKKGEFKGQQVAVKVIPKSKMTTAIAVEDVRREVKILRALTGHSNLVKFYDAFEDHDNVYIVMELCEGGELLDRILARGGKYSEDDAKAVMVQILNVVAFCHLQGVVHRDLKPENFLYISKEENSLLKAIDFGLSDFVRPGLCSACSVSFRLTFRDSFFFFLTLLMFPDERLNDIVGSAYYVAPEVLHRSYGTEGDVWSIGVISYILLCGSRPFWARTESGIFRAVLKADPNFNEPPWPSLSPEAKDFVKRLLIKDPRKRMTAAQALCHPWIQSCNDAKVPLDILIFRLIKAYMRSSPLRKAALKALSKTLTPDELFYLREQFALLGPKNGSITLENIKTALMKNATDAMKESHMLDFLLSLNALQYRRMDFEEFCAAALSVHQLEAFDHWEQHARCAYDLFEKDGNRAIVIEELASELGLGPSIPVHAVLNDWIRHTDGKLSFLGFVKLLRGPSSRAVAKAQ, encoded by the exons ATGGGAGGCTGTACTTCCAAGCCTTCAAAACCCAAAGGCAATCACCACAATGACTATCCTACCCTTCCTCAACCACCCAAATCTCCACCACCGCCGTCGCTCCTTCCTCCGACTACCCCTTTTCTTCCCACTTACACTCCCAGTCCAGCTCACCCAACCAAACCCAAAACTCCTTCGACTCCTTTAAGGTTTCTTAAGAAATCCTTTCCTCCTCCTTCTCCGGCAAAACACATCCGGGCGGTTTTGAGACGGAGGAAGCCTAACAAGAAGGCGGAGAAAGAGGCGGCGGCGGGGATTGCGGAGACGGACGAGGATGAAGATGGGGTTGAACTAGATAAAAGATTCGGGTTTTCGAaagaattaaggactaaattagaaattggTGAAGAAGTTGGGAGAGGGCATTTTGGGTATACTTGTTCTGCTAAGTTCAAGAAAGGTGAATTCAAAGGACAACAGGTTGCTGTTAAAGTGATTCCCAAATCCAAG ATGACGACAGCTATTGCGGTCGAGGATGTTAGAAGGGAGGTGAAGATATTGCGAGCCTTGACAGGACATAGCAATCTAGTTAAATTCTATGATGCTTTCGAAGATCATGATAATGTCTATATAGTAATGGA GTTGTGTGAAGGGGGTGAGCTTTTGGATAGAATACTCGCAAG GGGTGGAAAATACTCAGAAGACGATGCAAAGGCGGTAATGGTACAGATACTAAATGTTGTTGCTTTTTGTCATCTTCAAGGTGTGGTGCATCGAGATCTTAAACCCGAG AACTTTTTGTACATTTCGAAGGAGGAGAACTCTTTGCTGAAAGCCATAGACTTCGGTTTATCGGATTTTGTAAGACCAGGTTTGTGCTCAGCTTGTTCTGTCTCCTTTCGCTTAACCTTCagggattctttttttttttttctaacgcTTCTCATGTTTCCAGATGAAAGGCTTAATGACATTGTGGGAAGTGCATACTATGTGGCACCTGAAGTTCTACATAGATCCTATGGTACGGAAGGTGATGTTTGGAGTATAGGAGTGATCTCTTATATTCTTTTATGTGGGAGTCGACCATTTTGGGCAAGGACCGAGTCTGGAATTTTCCGAGCAGTCCTAAAAGCCGATCCAAATTTTAATGAACCACCTTGGCCTTCCTTGTCTCCCGAAGCTAAGGACTTTGTGAAGCGACTCTTGATCAAGGATCCTAGGAAACGAATGACAGCAGCTCAGGCATTGT GTCATCCTTGGATCCAGAGTTGTAATGATGCCAAGGTTCCACTCGATATTCTAATATTTAGGCTTATAAAGGCGTATATGCGATCATCACCTCTACGGAAAGCTGCTTTAAAG GCATTGTCGAAGACGTTGACTCCGGATGAACTCTTTTACCTTCGAGAGCAATTTGCGTTATTAGGTCCGAAAAATGGTAGCATAACCTTGGAGAATATTAAGACG GCCCTAATGAAAAATGCAACCGATGCAATGAAGGAATCTCACATGCTGGATTTTCTCTTATCG CTAAATGCACTTCAATACAGACGAATGGATTTCGAAGAATTTTGTGCAGCCGCATTAAGCGTCCATCAGCTCGAAGCGTTTGATCACTGGGAACAACACGCTCGTTGTGCATATGATCTTTTCGAGAAAGATGGAAACCGGGCTATCGTCATCGAGGAACTTGCATCT GAACTTGGTCTCGGACCCTCTATCCCGGTTCATGCCGTTCTTAACGACTGGATAAGGCATACCGATGGGAAATTAAGTTTCCTTGGGTTTGTGAAATTGTTGCGCGGTCCATCCAGCCGTGCCGTTGCAAAGGCACAATAA